From the genome of Salvelinus fontinalis isolate EN_2023a chromosome 20, ASM2944872v1, whole genome shotgun sequence, one region includes:
- the LOC129817914 gene encoding galectin-3-like, translating to MCVPFFFHQLSDALCGCPSSGSTLQGSNSIWPSQNQTGGPAWPGQQPTQPPSCWPGKPNTPCWPGPQPSQPAPASAQNWPGPQPQPPQPAPSHPCKPCWPGPQPPQFQPQPPQPQPQPQPAPQPFQPTASAPASSQVPSQPSAPRWPVTQGLIPGVNPGSGWPFSPGQSGWPGQNPGGFTPAPQWTPTPAGHLSVPYNQNLQRGIYDKMMITIMGRVKPNAKQFTVNFVRGNDIAFHLNPRFNDGGKQAVVRNTMVGEHWGKEERHTQGGFPFMAGQSFEMKILVTFEEFKVAVNGAQLFEFKHRVRELNQIDRINVLHDVTLTYVTVDTIP from the exons atgtgtgtaccttTCTTCTTCCACCAGCTCTCTGATGCTCTGTGTGGCTGTCCGTCCTCTGGTTCTACCCTCCAGGGAAGCAACAGCATCTGGCCCAGCCAGAACCAAACAGGGGGTCCTGCCTGGCCCGGCCAACAACCCACCCAGCCCCCATCTTGCTGGCCTGGGAAACCCAACACCCCCTGCTGGCCTGGGCCACAACCATCCCAACCAGCCCCAGCTTCAGCCCAAAACTGGCCTGGTCCCCAACCACAACCACCCCAaccagccccatcccatccctgcaAGCCATGCTGGCCTGGACCCCAGCCTCCCCAATTCCAGCCCCAGCCTCCCCAACCACAGCCCCAACCTCAGCCTGCACCCCAGCCTTTTCAACCTACAGCTTCAGCCCCGGCTTCTTCCCAAGTCCCCAGCCAGCCTAGTGCCCCAAGGTGGCCGGTTACCCAAGGCCTTATCCCAGGCGTTAACCCAGGGTCTGGATGGCCTTTCAGCCCTGGTCAGTCTGGTTGGCCTGGTCAGAATCCAGGTGGCTTTACACCTGCTCCACAGTGGACTCCAACGCCAGCTGGACATCTG AGCGTTCCCTACAACCAGAACCTACAAAGAGGCATCTACGACAAGATGATGATCACCATCATGGGCCGGGTCAAACCAAATGCTAAGCA GTTCACAGTGAACTTCGTGCGAGGTAATGACATCGCCTTCCACCTCAACCCTCGGTTCAACGACGGGGGTAAGCAGGCAGTGGTGAGGAACACCATGGTGGGAGAGCActgggggaaggaggagaggcaCACACAGGGAGGCTTCCCCTTCATGGCAGGACAGTCCTTCGAG ATGAAGATCCTGGTTACGTTTGAGGAGTTCAAGGTGGCTGTGAACGGAGCTCAGCTGTTTGAGTTTAAACACCGCGTCAGAGAACTCAACCAGATCGATCGCATCAACGTCCTCCATGATGTCACCCTCACCTACGTCACCGTAGACACAATACCATGA
- the LOC129817204 gene encoding galectin-3-like — protein MAATLLPFLMKIKNRSDAVLSLLTDTMEGSNGIWPSQKQPGGLVWSTQPGQQPTQPQAMPCFPGQPSTPCWPGPQPSQPAPAPAQPQPMPCFPGQPNTPCWPGQQPSQPAPAPTQNWNWPGPQPSQPAPAPSLNWPGPQPQPTQPGPAPSLNWPGPQPQPPQPAPAHPCQPCWPGPHPQPPQFQPQPALIQAQAQGPSQPSVPGWPVPGLSPSVNPGSGWPLGPGQDTDGFTPAPQWNPTPAGLSVPYNQNLQRGIYDKMMITIMGRVKPNAKQFTVNFLRGKDIAFHLNSRFNEGGKQAVVRNTKVGEHWGKEERHTQGGFPFMAGQSFEMKILVTSGEFKVAVNEAQLFEFKHRVRELNQIDRINILYDVILISINVDTIP, from the exons ATGGCTGCAACACTGCTTCCGTTTCTGATGAAGATAAAAAATCGTAGTGATGCTGTTCTCTCTTTACTTACAGATACTATGGAA GGAAGCAATGGTATCTGGCCCAGTCAGAAGCAACCAGGGGGTCTTGTCTGGTCGACACAGCCTGGACAACAGCCCACCCAACCCCAGGCCATGCCCTGCTTTCCTGGGCAGCCCAGCACCCCCTGCTGGCCTGGTCCACAACCATCCCAACCAGCCCCAGCTCCGGCTCAACCTCAGCCAATGCCCTGTTTTCCTGGGCAGCCCAACACCCCCTGCTGGCCTGGGCAACAGCCATCCCAACCAGCCCCAGCTCCAACCCAAAACTGGAACTGGCCTGGTCCGCAACCATCCCaaccagccccagctccatccctaAACTGGCCTGGTCCCCAACCACAACCAACCCaaccaggcccagctccatccctAAACTGGCCTGGTCCCCAACCACAACCACCCCAACCAGCCCCAGCCCATCCCTGCCAGCCATGCTGGCCTGGACCCCATCCCCAGCCTCCCCAATTCCAGCCTCAGCCTGCTCTGATCCAAGCCCAGGCCCAGGGCCCCAGTCAGCCTAGTGTCCCAGGGTGGCCAGTCCCAGGCCTTAGCCCAAGCGTTAACCCAGGGTCTGGATGGCCATTAGGCCCTGGTCAGGACACAGATGGCTTCACACCTGCTCCACAGTGGAATCCGACACCAGCTGGACTG AGCGTTCCCTACAACCAGAACCTACAAAGAGGCATCTACGACAAGATGATGATCACCATCATGGGCCGGGTCAAACCAAATGCTAAGCA GTTCACAGTCAACTTCCTGCGAGGTAAAGACATCGCCTTCCACCTCAACTCTCGGTTCAATGAGGGGGGCAAGCAGGCAGTGGTGAGGAACACCAAGGTGGGAGAGCActgggggaaggaggagaggcaCACACAGGGAGGCTTCCCCTTCATGGCCGGACAGTCCTTCGAG ATGAAGATTCTGGTTACGTCTGGGGAGTTCAAGGTGGCTGTGAACGAAGCTCAGCTGTTTGAGTTTAAACACCGCGTCAGAGAACTCAACCAGATCGATCGCATCAACATCCTCTATGATGTCATCCTCATCTCCATCAACGTAGACACAATACCATGA